The genomic stretch CATGCCAGGCAGGTGATGTTTTAATTGTGCTTGGCAACGAAAAACAAGTGGCGGACTTGCAGCACCTTGCCCGTTCAGAGTAAAGCGTAGATCTCTCAGAATAACAATCCGGGCAAAAATTTCTTTTTAAAGCCCTTCTTCAAGTTTTAAAGTATCTCGATAAACAACCGTTGTTCGATAGGCGACATCTGCTAATTCCGCATCGACTTCGATTCGCATTGGCAGGCCAATATATCTGCCTGTAACTTCTCTCATGAGTTTTGCTCCTGAGTGCACAATAAAATCGGCCGCGAATTCTATCCTTTCGGATGGTTGACCGATCCAGGAAAAACTCACTTGATTTTTTCGGTGGTTAAATGCATGCTCTGAAAATACTTCGATTATTTCTAATGAATCCGTTTGTATTCTTAAGGTTGTCCGGTACCATGGCCGAGTGCTGGTGATTAGCCAATTTACTTTCACAGTATCTTTCTCCCCTCGTAAGATCAGTTCCTCTCCGGTTAGATCTATCCACTCCGCTGTGAATGGAATAGCTAAATCATCTTTGTGAATTCGAAGGTCATATTGCCGGGTAAAAGAATCACCCTTCACAGATACATTCCGAAAGTATTCGTTTCCAAGTAATTGCAAACTATTCTCACCGCTTCTTACATTATAGTTCGCATTGACTCTAATCCTTGCTCCCCATTCCTTACTATAAGAGGGTAGTGAATAGAGATAACCTCCAAACCCAACGATTGCTAATAAAATCACGAACCCCGAAAGCGGCCTTCTTAAAGTTTTTAGTAAATTTCGAACAAAACCGCTGTTTACAACTGTAGAAGAGTAGGCATAAATCCCAGGAAGATACCAGAGGACCAAAAGGAGTGTTACGGCCGTACTGAATAAAAGAGATTTTGCAGTGGAGTCAATACCGGCGCCGCCCTGAGTTAAGCTCCGCGCCAAAAAGGTTAGCTCTTCCATAAACATAAGTTTGAACATTGCATAAGGCGCCAGAATAAAAAGAATGAACTTCACTAATGGATTTGGAATGAAAATAGCGAGACTGATAAATATCATAGTGAGAGCGGGGTAGAGGGCTAACCGCATGCTGGCCATTCCCAATAACGCAATCAAAACAAAAAGCCCGATAAAAGCCCGTTTGGTGTAAACATAAGAATCCGGGCTAAAGCGCCACTTTTTTGTCAGTTGCAGAGCAACCCAAACTCCGCCAATTGTGCAAATTACGGCCAGCCACATATATTTATCGAAATGTACCAGCCAGGGGTAACGCAGTCCTTTGACCACCTGCATAGCCGCCTCACCCAATTGGGTGAAAATCGCCATTATGATCAACATCAAGAATAGCTTTGTTCCCGAGAACCGGACTCGTTCCGGCTTGTCAATTTGCAGGCGGTTTTTTCGGCTGTGCATAAAAGCCCAAATGCCCAACAACAATGCTAAAATATTTATCGCTGGAACTGTCCATGATGGCAAAAAGAATTGGCTGCCAAATGCTTGCCAGAGTAAATAATCCCCGCCGCGGCGGG from candidate division KSB1 bacterium encodes the following:
- a CDS encoding M28 family peptidase, translating into MRQLIAVLFALLIFLPTFLPAQTESFNADSAYVFTKHLSVTIGPRPMGSANEQAALLWAKNKFAGFGADSAYVMKFSQARARGVVVNTNCGTSVGIFHGETDSTIVIGGHIDSSGPEIPGANDNASGTACVIELARIWSQASKHYTLVFAAFGAEEKGLLAAKHFVDNYPDIDKVALMLQIDMAGSDDNIIILSETPTHKAPEWLVEDAFAIDHALGFNSLRYETHFMSINNALSMASSDHAPFLDKNIPAIDFTAGVNSSPIHTSRDKFDFISKSALNRSGQIVSSLLQKYETQGIPARRGGDYLLWQAFGSQFFLPSWTVPAINILALLLGIWAFMHSRKNRLQIDKPERVRFSGTKLFLMLIIMAIFTQLGEAAMQVVKGLRYPWLVHFDKYMWLAVICTIGGVWVALQLTKKWRFSPDSYVYTKRAFIGLFVLIALLGMASMRLALYPALTMIFISLAIFIPNPLVKFILFILAPYAMFKLMFMEELTFLARSLTQGGAGIDSTAKSLLFSTAVTLLLVLWYLPGIYAYSSTVVNSGFVRNLLKTLRRPLSGFVILLAIVGFGGYLYSLPSYSKEWGARIRVNANYNVRSGENSLQLLGNEYFRNVSVKGDSFTRQYDLRIHKDDLAIPFTAEWIDLTGEELILRGEKDTVKVNWLITSTRPWYRTTLRIQTDSLEIIEVFSEHAFNHRKNQVSFSWIGQPSERIEFAADFIVHSGAKLMREVTGRYIGLPMRIEVDAELADVAYRTTVVYRDTLKLEEGL